Proteins encoded in a region of the Zea mays cultivar B73 chromosome 4, Zm-B73-REFERENCE-NAM-5.0, whole genome shotgun sequence genome:
- the LOC100275474 gene encoding uncharacterized protein LOC100275474: MAKPQEVRSVDSFSQLPFIRPAPPPAPAQPRDATIRLFGCDFSNDDQQQRQAKQQQQHRQDAGAAADSPDAANGSSITSESNNGANKSGGADRKFECHYCCRNFPTSQALGGHQNAHKRERQHAKRAHLQASLAMHRYVPGHMYGLFNYHQQQQHHLGGGGGGRFDYPAPLQLPPPPPARYPMWTSAGPAGPYGGGPGSMSQPINGSPVPPGLWRVPPPAATTTTTTAMENFGVPGRRHGAGGGTAAVLAAGPAGAEAAACKDDAMGLLSPSPSLSSCSSTSPEKKKLGRCELGRQKETVSLDLHL; this comes from the coding sequence ATGGCGAAGCCGCAGGAGGTGCGCAGCGTCGACTCCTTCTCGCAGCTGCCGTTCATCCGGCCGGCCCCGCCCCCGGCTCCGGCGCAGCCGAGGGACGCCACCATCCGGCTCTTCGGCTGCGACTTCTccaacgacgaccagcagcagcggCAGgccaagcagcagcagcagcaccgccAGGACGCCGGCGCGGCCGCCGACTCCCCCGACGCCGCCAACGGCAGCTCGATCACGTCCGAGAGCAACAACGGAGCCAACAAGAGCGGCGGCGCCGACAGGAAGTTCGAGTGCCACTACTGCTGCCGCAACTTCCCGACGTCGCAGGCGCTGGGCGGGCACCAGAACGCGCACAAGCGcgagcggcagcacgccaagcggGCCCACCTCCAGGCCTCCCTCGCCATGCACCGCTACGTGCCCGGCCACATGTACGGCCTCTTCAActaccaccagcagcagcagcaccacctcggcggcggcggcggcggccgcttCGACTACCCCGCGCCGCTGCAGTTGCCGCCCCCGCCGCCGGCGCGCTACCCGATGTGGACGAGCGCCGGCCCCGCGGGGCCCTACGGCGGAGGCCCAGGCTCCATGTCGCAGCCAATCAACGGTAGCCCGGTGCCGCCGGGGCTCTGGAGGGTGCCGCCCCCCGCTGCGACGACGACCACCACTACCGCCATGGAGAATTTCGGCGTGCCCGGCCGCCGCCACGGCGCTGGTGGTGGCACGGCGGCTGTCCTGGCCGCTGGGCCGGCTGGCGCGGAGGCGGCGGCATGCAAGGACGACGCGATGGGCTTGTTGTCCCCCTCGCCCTCGCTCTCGTCGTGCTCGTCCACGTCGCCGGAGAAGAAGAAGCTAGGTAGGTGCGAATTGGGCCGCCAGAAGGAGACCGTTAGCTTGGACCTCCATCTGTAA